Within Alkaliphilus flagellatus, the genomic segment GAAAACCTTACCTAAATAAAACTTATGAATTCCAAATCCTCCAAAGAAAATAGCCAATAATCCTGCTGTCACTCTTTTAATTTCTTTACTCTCCTGAATAAAGGTTTCATCACTATTTTTTAAATATTCTACACCTTGTACAATTCCAACAATTGTTGGAATTAGAGTCCACCAAAATAATAGCATAAGAACTCCTTGTATAGGTCTACCTAGATAAAACTTATGTCCACCTAGTCCTCCTAAAAATATTGCCAATATACCTGCAGTTATTCTTTTTCTTTTAGGCTTATCTATATGATTGGTCGTATTTTTCATTGATTGTAGATTATATTGAACTTCTTCCAATCTATGTGTGTCAAAGCATAAATCATTAATATACTTTTCCAAATTATTATAACCAGTTGGTGTAAATATAACTATATCAAATCCAACAAGGTGAAGAAAAACTAATGAAATAATATCTTCTTGACTAAATATATTTTTACTGCTATCGAATACTACTAGCTTAGGAATATTAAAAGGATAGTCAAAGTTTTGAATCAAATTTAAATATTGATCCTTAAGATTTAAAATAGTATCTAATATTTTGTACTTTAATTCAGTAGTTATTTCAAAGTTAAATAAATCCTTGGACTGAATCATCTCATTAATCTTAGATAAAATAAGGTTTTGTGATGAAGTTTTTAAATAAGCAAGTGGATAATTATCCATGGATTTTACTATATCTAAATCAAATAATTCCTTATCATTTAAAATACATTTATTAAAACTACGATTTTTATTAGGAGATGTAAAAGGTATAGAATTTATAAAAATAGTTGTTTTATCATCCTTCTTTAATTGATCTAGTTCATTCCAGTAAAGTTCTAAATCTCTATGTGTACCACTGATCTTAGCAAAAATATTTGGAACAATTACCGTATCATCTTCCACTTTAAAGCCCTGCCTAAATCTCGCCTCTTCTTTCCATAATATAAAAAGTTCATCATAGGTTGTCTTAAGGGTATTCTTTATTACCTGATAATTCTCAAACTGCCATGAACGATAATTTCCTTCTGTTTCATAGTGTAAAATGCGATCAATTTCTACAGAAGCCTTGTATGCTTCTGTTTCTTGTCTTTTTATTTTATTTAAAGAAATGGACTCCATCTTTTCAACTCCCTCTTCTTTGGTATATAATAAATCTATTTTACTTAAATTCAATAATTTACTGAGTTTATTATTGTTATTTATATTATATACAATTATATTTCTTGCACTTTATATCAAATAGTTTTACTATAGTTTATCCTAATTTTAATGTAATATCAATATCTTTAAGGTTTTCTATAAGTTTCTAAGATATATATATAATAATAATAATGGTAATAATTGTAGCAAAAAATAACACCACTTATTATACTTTTTTAGACTTCATTTCTTATATCCCTCCAATTCTATATAAATTATACGAACATATAATAAATCATATGATTTTATAAGGAGTGAGTACATGCATAAAAAGCCTATCATAATAATTATTGGGTCTTATAAAAAAAGAGCTATACCTCTTTGTATTTTACTTATATGTATACTAATTTTTCCTATGTTTATTTTTAATATTTCTTATCCGGTTTTTAATAACACTTCTTCAAAAACCATTGTGATAGACCCTGGACATGGCGGAATAGATGGTGGATCTAGTCATAATGATTTATTAGAAAAGAATATTAATCTAGAAGTATCATTAAAATTAAAAAAAATTCTACATGATAAAAATATAAATGTTGTTATGACAAGGGATGATGATACATCTCTTGAATCTAAGAGTAATATAAATGCCTCAAGATATAGAAGGGATTTAAATGCTAGAAAAAGTATTATTGACAACAATAATGCTGAGTTGTTCGTCAGTATCCATGTAAATGCACATCCTAAGAATACTAAAGTCCAAGGAGTTCACGTAATTCATCACCCTACATCGAAAGATAGTGAACATTTAGCTAAGGAAATTTGTGATTCAATCAATAAGCTAGTTTTTAATGAATTTTTAAAAACAGAACAAATTAAGGCAGAAGTATTGACTGGAAACTTCTATGTGTTAAGAGAATCTAAATCTCCTGGTGTTATAATAGAAATAGGTTTTATAACAACTCCAGAAGATAGAAAACTTATTCAAAATGAAGATTATCAATATAAAATCGCTACAGCTATTGCACAAGGAATTATTGAATATATAGCAAATAAATATTAAAACTTCAAAGCTATATAGCAGATCTTTATAATTCTAATTCCATAATCTTTAGAAATTGCCCTTCTAAATAATTTATCAATGGATAGTAATATTGATCTTCCTTTCTCTACATCTTCTACATAATTTAAAAGTTTATTATTGTGTAGTTAAAAAAGAAAAATATATATAAAGAAAACTAAAAATAACTAGGTTAACAATTGTTAACCTAGTTATTTTTAGTTTGTTCTAATATAATCTATATTTTGCAATTGCAAAATTCACGTCCACATCCGCATCTACGTTTACTTCCAAATACACAACATAATATAATAATTAAAAAGATGAAGGAAAAGAAATTATTTCCACATCCTCCAAAGAACCCTTTATTCTCAATGTTTTGACTCATATATTTCACCTACCTTTTTAAAATAGAGTAGCCAATAATCTATAAGTCTTGAATGAACCTTTAAAATCCATAGTCTTATTTATTTTTTCTATTAGCAACTTTATCTCTAGTT encodes:
- a CDS encoding N-acetylmuramoyl-L-alanine amidase family protein, encoding MHKKPIIIIIGSYKKRAIPLCILLICILIFPMFIFNISYPVFNNTSSKTIVIDPGHGGIDGGSSHNDLLEKNINLEVSLKLKKILHDKNINVVMTRDDDTSLESKSNINASRYRRDLNARKSIIDNNNAELFVSIHVNAHPKNTKVQGVHVIHHPTSKDSEHLAKEICDSINKLVFNEFLKTEQIKAEVLTGNFYVLRESKSPGVIIEIGFITTPEDRKLIQNEDYQYKIATAIAQGIIEYIANKY
- a CDS encoding YceG family protein, yielding MESISLNKIKRQETEAYKASVEIDRILHYETEGNYRSWQFENYQVIKNTLKTTYDELFILWKEEARFRQGFKVEDDTVIVPNIFAKISGTHRDLELYWNELDQLKKDDKTTIFINSIPFTSPNKNRSFNKCILNDKELFDLDIVKSMDNYPLAYLKTSSQNLILSKINEMIQSKDLFNFEITTELKYKILDTILNLKDQYLNLIQNFDYPFNIPKLVVFDSSKNIFSQEDIISLVFLHLVGFDIVIFTPTGYNNLEKYINDLCFDTHRLEEVQYNLQSMKNTTNHIDKPKRKRITAGILAIFLGGLGGHKFYLGRPIQGVLMLLFWWTLIPTIVGIVQGVEYLKNSDETFIQESKEIKRVTAGLLAIFFGGFGIHKFYLGKVFQGLLHFIFFFTLIPFVIGIKEGLKYLKATDQEFYLQYC